From the Polynucleobacter acidiphobus genome, the window CAACGACTTGCCTTTAGTTAAATCATAATATATTATATATTTATATATATTGTAATTCACCTTGGATAAGGAGTAAAGCATGCAAAAGCCAATCGTCAAAGCCTTTTTTGATCAGGGAACATGGACCTTTACCTACGTGGTTTATGAAAAACCGAATACGCCATGCGTGGTGATCGATTCGGTACTGAACTATGACCCAAAATCCGGTCGTACTAAAACCAAGTCTGCAGACGAGGTGATTGCCTTTGTCAAAGAGCAGGGGTTAACTGTCGATTGGATTTTAGAGACCCATGCGCATGCGGATCATCTCAGTGCTGCGCCGTATCTTCAAAAGCATCTTGGTGGCAAGATCGCCATTGGTTCGCATATTCAGGATGTGCAAAAAGTATTTAAAGGAATTTTCAATCTTGAGAGTGAGTTTCCAACCAATGGCTCCCAATTTGATTACTTGATCGAAGAGGGCCTGGATTTGCATGCGGGTAACTTAACTATCCACCCCTTATTTGTTCCCGGACATACACCAGCATGCATGGCCTACGTGATTGGCGACGCCATCTTTGTTGGCGATACGATCTTCATGCCCGATGTTGGAACTGCGCGTTGTGATTTCCCGGGCGGGAACGCCAATACGCTTTACCAGTCGATGCAAAAGATTTTGTCCTACCCAGATGACACGCGTTTATTCATGTGCCACGACTATCCCCCTGCCGACCGTCCGATTGCCTATGAAACCACCGTGGGTGAAGAGAAGCGGAAAAATATTCATGTACATCAGGGGGTGACCGAAGCGCAGTTTGTAGAGATGCGTAATCAGCGTGATAAGACCTTGGAGATGCCAGTTTTGATCTTGCCCTCAATTCAGGTCAACATCCGTGCCGGTCATCCACCGCCTGCTGAGACGAATGGCAAGACTTATCTCAAAATCCCGTTCAATGTTCTCTAATTGCCAACTGAGTGACTATGAATATCAATTTAAAGAAAATGCGCCAATCGGCTGATAAAGCAGTTGACTTAATGAAGGTTTTGGGAAATCGAGATCGAATGATGTTGTTGTGCGAAATTAACCAAGGGGAAAAATGCGTGGGTGAGTTGGAAGATTCCTTGGATATTCATCAGCCAACCCTCTCACAGCAACTAACGGTATTACGTAAGAAAAAGCTAGTGAAAACCCGTCGCGAGGGTAAGCAAATTTATTACTCCAGCGCTAATCCCGTGGCGATGTCGGTGATGAACTTGCTCTACCAAAATTACTGTAAATAACCAATTGATTTAAAAGGAGGTTTATGATGCAATGTAACGTCGGCCATACAGATCGGGTCCTGCGAATTACGGCAGGAAGTTTATTAATTCTTTTATCTTTAAGCGGAGTGATTGGAGCATGGGGCTGGATCGGGGTTGTGCCATTAGCAACCGGCATCTTTCGTTTCTGCCCAGCATATCCGCTCTTAGGGATGAATACCGCCAAGAAAAAGTAGCGCATTAATTATGGGCAGTTTCAAGGAAGACTTCAAAGATACCGTTGTTGCCCTTCTTGAAACGGCTCAGGACCAGTACCGTGATGCCGTTAGTTTCGTTAAAGAAACATGGCCACTGCTTGTCCTTTTGGCCATTATTTTAATTGGCCTCATCGCCTACTGGAATCCACCGCCCCCGCGTTACGTCATGATGGCCTCAGGTATCGAAGGGGGGTCGTACGAGCAATTAGCGGCCAAGTATGTGGAGTTCTTTGCAAAAAAAGGCGTCACCATTGAGCTGGTACGCACCGAAGGTTCCCAAGAAAATATTAATCGCCTCGCGGATCGTAAAGATCCAGTTCAAGCAGCGTTTGTTCAGGGCGGTTCCTTGCATGCCAAACAAGTTCCTGGTGTTGAGTCGCTTGGCAGTATTGACTATGAGCCGATTTGGGTCTTCTACAGAGGACCGTTTCTAAAAAATGGTGCCTTAGATCTTGATCGACTTGCCAAGGCTCGGGTAGCGATTGGCCCTGAGGGTAGCGGCACTCATGTTCAAGCAACGAAAATCTTTGGTGCTGGGCAAGTGATACACATGCCAACCTTCTTGTCCTTAGAAAACGAACAGGCAGTCAGCGCCTTACAAAAGGGTGAGATTGATATGGTAGTGATGGTCGATGGCTTGCGTGCAAAAAATGTACAAACTCTGTTAAATGATCCGAATATTAAAATTCTTAACTTTGTTCGCGCCGCAGCTTACACCAAAAATATTCATTACCTAGAAGAGCTTGAGGTACCAATGGGCGCTTTTAATATTGCGCGTAATTTTCCACCCACCGATATCAACATGATTTCCACGGTCACTAATTTGCTGATTGATGATCGGATGCACCCAGCGATTCAGTTTCTATTTTTAATGGCGGCGCAAGAGATCAATGGCAAAGAATCATTTTTTGCCAAGCGGGGCCAGTTTCCAGCTTTTATGAACTCGGAGTTTCCGGAAAGTCCAATTGCGCAACAGTTTCAGCAGCGCGGTTTGCCGGTCTTAATGGATTTCTTACCATTTTGGGTGGCTGAATTTATCCATCGCATGTTCTTTACCTTGCTGCCATTCTTTGCGATTGCCTATCCGATCCTTCTCTCCCTGCCTAGCTATCGCTTGAGGCGTGTGCGAGCAAAACTCAATCGTATTTATGGTGAATTAAAGTTTTTTGAGAATGATTTGTTAATCAGCTACGATCCCAACAAGATGCCTGAGTATTTGGAAACGTTATCCGATATGGAAAGACGTGCCTTGGCTTTGAAAGTTCCAAAGAGTGCCTCCAGTGATTTTTACACGCTCAGAAGTAGCATTGATTATGTACGTAATGCGCTTAATCGGGGCGATCACCAGATTCTGGGTCGTGAGAGTTCAATTTGATTTGGGATGCCATCATTGTTGGTGGCGGAGCTGCCGGACTCTTTTGCGCTGGAATTGCTGGACAGCGTGGTAAAAAAGTTCTGGTACTGGATCATGCTCCAGTATTAGGAGAGAAGATTCGTATTAGTGGTGGCGGGCGGTGTAATTTCACAAATCTGAACTCAGCCCCCGAGCATTTTTTATCCCTCAATCCCCACTTTGTAAAAAGCCCCCTGGCGCGGTATTCATCAAAGGACTTCATTAATCTCGTACGTGAGTACCGCATTCCGTTTCATGAGAAACATCGCGGCCAATTATTTTGTGACGACTCTGCAAAAGACATTATCCAGATGCTGTTGACTGAGTGTCATAAGGGTGGAGTCACTATTGAGCACCCAGTATCCGTTACCCAAATTATCAAATCGCAATCGAACTGGACTTTAGAAACAACGGATGGAATCAAGAAAGCGACCCATTTAATCATTGCGACCGGAGGATTACCGGTACCGGCGATTGGTGCAAGTGATTTCGGTCTACAAATTGCCAAGCAGTTTGAAATCCCAACCACTTCGGTGCGTCCTGCATTGGTACCACTCGCATTCACCTCAGACGAGTTTTCAGTATTCACCAGCTTGGCTGGGATAAGCTTGGAAGCTAGCGTCCAGGCAGGACAGCGTAACCACGGTTATGGAACCTATCGTTTTGATGAAGATCTTTTGATAACCCATAAAGGGCTCTCAGGACCGGCCATTTTGCAAGCCAGTAGCTATTGGCATGAGGGCGAAGCGATCCACATCAATTGGCTAGGAAAGACTGATTTTGATGCGATCTTTTCTGAGGCGCACCAGAAAACAGTTGATACCGCTCTTGCAGAGGTATTGCCGCAACGCGTTGCACAATTGTTGACCGAGCAACTCAATCTTACAAAACGTAATTGGGCAGAAGTCTCTAAGAAAGATCGAGAAGCCTTGCGTACCCATTTAACCAAGGCACAGATGAAGCCTGCGGGAACTCTAGGTTGGAAAAAGGCAGAGGTCATGTTGGGTGGGGTCGATACCAAAGCATTAGATGGCAAAACGATGATGGCCAAACAACATCAAAATCTTTACTTCATTGGCGAGTGTGTGGATGTTACGGGTCATCTTGGAGGGCATAATTTTCAGTGGGCCTGGTCATCAGCGTTTGTTTGCGCAAATGCCCTATTAAATTAGTCGACTTAAGTAGTCTTAAGGGTTTTTACTGACTCGTTTGCAAGACCCTTGTTCTTCATTCCCCTTGTCCGTAATATGGAAGAAAATAAGCAAAATTATCATTTACTTGATGGGGACTTTCTAATGCAGAAATCATTATTAATTAATGCTGATAAATGCACGGGTTGCTTGCAATGCGAAATGGCATGTAGTTATGAAAACTACGGCGTCTTTAATACTGCTAAATCCCGCATTAAGGTCTTTGATTTTCATACTACTGGAAAAAAGGTTCCTTATACCTGCACTCAATGCGATGAGGCGTGGTGTTTAAAGGCCTGCCCAGTTGATGCAATTCGGATTGATGCAAGCACTGGAGCAAAAGTAGTCATTGAAGATGTGTGCGTCGGTTGCAAAGTCTGTACCATCTCATGCCCATTTGGCACGATTAATTATGTTCAGGATTCCGGTAAAGTCCAGAAATGCGATCTCTGCGGGGGCGATCCAGCATGCGCCACCTCCTGCCCGACGGGCGCCATTACCTATGTCGACGCCGATTGGACTGGCCTAGATCGAATGAGAGCTTGGGCAGACAAGCTTGGCAACCAACCCGCCGCTTAAGAGGAGATCATTATGTCTTGGTCAGGAAAAATTCTTCGTGTCAATTTAACCAAGGGAACTTGTCAGTCTGAGCCACTCAATATGGAGTGGGCTAAAGAGTATCTCGGTTCGCGTGGCCTAGCCTCCAAATATCTTGTCGAGGAGATCGATCCTAAAGTTGATCCTTTGTCTTCCGAAAACAAAATCATTTGGGCTACAGGTCCACTAACTGGAACCATGGCATCGACCGGTGGGCGCTATACCGTCGTGACTAAAGGCCCGCTGACCGGAGCCATTGCCTGCTCGAATTCCGGCGGATATTGGGGGGCTGAGCTCAAAATGGCAGGCTGGGACATGATTATTTTTGAAGGTAAATCACCCAAACCGGTGTATTTATTTATTCAAGATGATGATGTGCAATTATTGGATGCCAGTTCGCTTTGGGGCAAATCCGTTTGGGAGACAGAGCCAAGCATTAAAGCCAAACACCAAGATCCGCAAATTCGTGTTTCATGCATTGGCAAGGCTGGTGAGAATCAGGTTTTATTTGCATCCGTTGTGAATGATTTACACAGAGCTGCAGGGCGTTCTGGAGTGGGCGCAGTGATGGGGAGTAAAAATCTGAAGGCGATTGCCGTTCGGGGAACCAAGGGGGTTGGCAATCTGAAAGACCCCAAAGGCTTTATGAAAGCGACAGCGGCAGCGAAGGCTGTTCTAGCTGGACATGCAGTGACCGGAGAAGGATTGCCGACCTATGGCACGCAAGTGCTGATGAATGTGATTAATGAGGTTGGGGCATTGCCAACCCGTAATCATCAAGATGTTCAATTCGAGGGCGCCAAAGATATTTCAGCGGAAGCAATGGCTTCCCCGCGTGAAACGGACGGTAAACCCCATTTAGTTACGAATCAGGCCTGTTTTGGTTGCACGATTGCCTGTGGGCGCATCTCAAAGATTGATGAAACGCATTTCTCGATTCAGAATCGCCCTCAATACATCAATGCCTCTGGCGGTCTGGAGTATGAAGCTGCATGGGCTCTTGGTGCCGCTAATGGCGTGAATGATCTTGAAGCTTTGCAATTTGCCAATATGGTTTGTAATGAGCAGGGTATGGATCCCATCAGCTTCGGCGCAACGATTGGCGCCGTAATGGAAATGTACGAAATGGGGGTGCTTAAGAAAGAACAGTTAGGCATTGAAGCCCCATTTGGCTCTGCTAAGGCACTTTGTTACTTTGCTGAAATTACTGCAAACGGCGAGGGCTTTGGAAAGGAGATTGGACTTGGTTCAGCAAAGTTAACCAAAAAATATGGTCAGCCAGATTTGTCGATGAGCGTGAAGGGTCAAGAGTTTCCGGCCTATGATGGGCGCGTTGTTCAGGGAATGGGTTTAGCCTATGCCACTTCTAATCGAGGCGCTTGCCATCTTCGGGGTTATACGGTTGCATCCGAGGTCTTGGGTATCCCTGTAAAAACTGAGCCTACCGAAACGAATGGTAAACCCGAGTTAGTCAAAGCATTTCAAGATGCGACGGCTGCTTTTGACTCAGCGGGTATTTGCTTGTTTACCAGCTTTGCATGGACTCTTGCTGACGTAGCACCTCAGGTGCAAGCAGCCTGTGGTGAAGAATTTACGGTTGAAAATTTAAATACGATCGGTGAGCGCATTTGGAATATGGAGCGTGACTTTAATAATCGTGCCGGCTTTACAAGTAAAGACGACAATTTGCCAAAGCGCCTGATGACTGAGCCTGCAAAAACAGGACCCGGTAAGGGCACCGTAAGCGGTCTCGACAAAATGCTTCCCGAGTACTACAAAGTCCGCGGATGGGATAGTGAAGGTCGTCTAAACGCTGAAACACGCAAACGTCTAGGTCTTTGATCGATGATGAATCACGTCATTCTGGGCAATGGCCCAGCGGGAGTTATCGCTGCCGAGCAAATACGTCGTCTAAGACCAAATGATTCGATTATTCTGATTGGATCAGAGGACTCCCCGCCGTATTCACGGATGGCGATACCTTATCTCTTGGTTGGAAATATTTCTGAAGAAGGAACATTTCTGCGAAAAGATACACACCATTTTGCAAATCTAAAGATTAACCTGAAAAAAGCGCGCGCTACACAAGTCGATTCCGGAAAGAAGCACGTAAGCCTTGATTCGGGCGAGACCATTTCTTACGATCGACTACTCATTGCCACTGGCTCTAAGCCAATTCGCCCCAATATTCCAGGCATTGATTTGCCTGGTGTGCATCCCTGCTGGACTCTAGAAGATGCTCGTGCGATCCAAAAGATTGCAAAGCCAGGCGCCAGAGTGCTCCAGATGGGTGCAGGGTTTATTGGCTGCATTATTTTGGAGGCTCTTGCCAGTCAAGGTGTCAAACTGACGGTCGTAGAGATGGGTGATCGCATGGTGCCACGCATGATGACCGAAAAGGCAGGTGGACTCATTAAGCAATGGGTTGAGCAAAAAGGAATCACGGTTTATACGAAGACGAAGGTGGAGGCTATTCATCAAGGAGGCTCTGGTCTGCAAGTGAGCCTGTCGAATGGCGAGCGTATCGAGGTTGATCTGGTGATTTCAGCCACAGGTGTAAAGCCTAATATTGAATTCCTAAAAGATGCTAACTTAGAAATTAATACGGGAGTTGTGGTCAATGATCGGATGCAAACTTCGGACCCCAATATTTATGCTGCTGGTGATGTTACCGAATCAACGGATTTCTGTACCGGCAAATCGATTGTGAATGCTATTCAACCGAATGCGGCAGATCAAGCCATGATTGCTGCAACGAATATGGCTGGCGGTAATGCACAAACCCGGGGTGCTTTGCAGGTAAACGTTCTTGATACATTGGGCCTAATTTCTAGCTCATTCGGTCAATGGGCTGGCGTAGAGGGCGGTGAATACGTTGAAAAAGCCAATCCTGACCAATATCAGTACATTCGACTGGAGTTTGATCAAGATCGTTTAATCGGCGCAACAAGCTTGGGCCTCACAGACCACATTGGAGCACTGCGGGGGTTGATTCAGACCCGCGTTGCCCTAGGGGAATGGAAAGAGAAATTACTTGAGGATCCAACCCAAATAATGGCTGCGTATCTTGCCAAAGGGCAATCTCAAGCAGCCTGGGTCTCTTAAAATTAAGTGATGCAAGTCACCCTTAAACTTTTTGCAAGCCTTTCTCCCTATTTGCCAAAACATGCTAAACGCAATGAGGTGCAATTAGATGTGCCAGAGGGCATTACCGTTGCCCAGATGATTCAAATGCAAAATTTGCCCAACCAGCTAGTACACCTAGTTTTGCTAAATGGTCATTTTGTTGCTCCAGATCAACGGGCTACTACGGTTATTCAAGAAAATGACGCTCTTGCTCTGTGCCCACCCGTTGCGGGCGGGTAATGCAATTTGAGCGCCTGATGGGCTGTACAGCTCATGATTTGCAACGCTGGCTTCCGGATGCTCTTGGCAGTTATTACCCACGGTGCTCACTTGAAATTGATGGAATCACGATGATTCATGCTGAGAATCCACTGATTCAGATGGTTGGGTTCACAAAAAATGATCGTCAAATTGCATTACTCCGAATTCCTCAACTTCAGCTTCAATTAAAATTTACTGATCTTGCCGATCATCAAATTCAAGCACTGTTAGAGCGGTTTGATCTTTACACTCGTAGAGGTGGCGGTTAGATCATCAGGAGAATTGATATGACTTTATTTATTGACCGTGTCGATCACCTTGTATTGACGGTGACTGATATTGAGAAAACCACTCAGTTTTATGAAAAGGCACTCGGTTTTGAACGGGAATTCTTTAAAGGACCCGAAGGGCAGCCTCGTTATGCCTTGTTATTTGGGCAATACAAGATCAATCTGCAAGATAAAAATACCGAGACCCCGACTAAAGCAAAAGTACCGACCATTGGAGCAGGGGATTTTTGCTTGATCTCTAAAGTTCCACTCGATGACTTCATTGCTCACCTTCAAAAGGTTGGCATAACCATCGATACTGGACCCGTACAACGGCGTGGCGCCCTGGGGCCCATTCGCTCGGTGTACTTCAGGGACCCAGACGGAAACCTGGTTGAAGTAGCCGAATACATCTAATTTTCACCTGCACGACCATCAAAAGCCCCATATTGGGGCTTTTTTCTATTTTATTAACCAATTGATTTAAAAGGATATTTTTATCCTAATTCCCATATAAAGGCATATTGACACCCAAATATGTATATTTATATTGACAAAGATATATGTAAATTTAGAATTACACTTAAGAAAAGTAGGTTATTAAGATTTTGTGGCAGAGGGTGTCATAAAACCCGCGTGCGGGTGGAGCACGAGCAGTAGGGTGTCTTTCAAAGGGAGAAAACTATGTCAGACCCAAACAAGGTATGGCCCACCGGCTTAACGGAGGCTGAATCTGAAGAGTTACACCGTAATCTGATTCAAGGCACGCAGTTTTTTGGCATGATCGCAGCTCTTGCCCATTTGCTTGCGTACATTTATTCGCCTTGGCTGAAATAAGGAGATAAAAATGATTTACGGAAAAATGTGGTGTGTCGTAAAACCATCCGTCGGGATCCCATTGTTCTTGGGCGCCTGCGCAGTTGGTTCATTTGCTGTTCATACAATGATTCTCAACAATACAACGTGGGTTAAAGCATTTTTGAATGGCAATGCTGATAAAGTGGCTAGCGCTTCAGCATCGGCAGCAGCAGCACCTGCAGCACCTGCAGTGAAGAAGTAAAGTACTTTAATTTTTCACTAGTCCGAGGTCGGCGGGCCTCGGACTTTTTGCATTTTGATAGTGAGTCTTGACGCCGGTTGATCCTGATGGTGAGATAGCTATACATGAAACGCTTGAGCGAGAAACTAGTGCAATCCTGGGCCAGCCTTGGTCCTAAGTTTCTGCCGTTTGCAGACGCTGCTACTCCCGATTTACCCCTCTCGCGACTTCTGCGACTCTCTTTATTTCAAGTTTCGGTTGGCATGGCCCTGGTCTTACTAATCGGCACGCTCAATCGTGTCATGATTGTCGAGCTTGGCGTGCCTGCTTCCCTAGTGGCGATGATGGTTTCTTTGCCGCTCGTATTTGCACCATTTCGAGCATTGATTGGTTTTCGCTCCGACACCCATCGCTCTGAGCTTGGCTGGCGACGCGTTCCCTATATTTGGATGGGAACGCTCGTGCAGTTTGGTGGTTTAGCAATCATGCCATTTGCATTGCTGGTTCTATCTGGCGGCGGTCAGTCCGCAAATGCTCCTGCTTGGATTGGTCAGGCGTCTGCCGCACTCGCATTCTTGTTGGTGGGCGCTGGCATTCATATTACCCAGACCGTTGGATTGGCACTAGCGACCGACTTAGCGCCACAAGAATCGCAGCCCAAAGTGGTTGGGCTCATGTATGTGATGTTGCTCCTTGGAATGATTGTGAGCGCTTTTGTGTTTGCGGCGGTCTTAGAGGATTTCTCACCAGGTCGCCTGATTCAGGTGATTCAAGGCTGCGCGATTACCACGATGATTCTGAATGTCATTGCCTTGTGGAAGCAGGAGACCCGTGACCGCAATCGACGCTTTAAGAATCCCAATCAGCCAACCTTTAAGCAATCCTGGGAACTCTTTTGTAAAGGCGATCATGCGATTCGTCGCTTAACCGCAGTTGGTTTGGGGACGATGGCGTTCACCATGGAGGACGTTTTATTAGAGCCCTATGGGGGCGAGATTCTGAAACTCAGTGTTAGTTCAACGACATTCTTGACTGCAACTTTGGCAATGGGTGGCTTGATCGGATTTGGACTGGCATCGCGCGTGCTCAGTCGTGGGGCGGATCCATTTCGGATGGCAAGTATGGGCGCGATGCTTGGCTTACCCGCCTTTATAGCAGTGATTCTGGCAGCCCCGTTAGCCTCTGCATCACTATTTAGCTTTGGGGTCTTCCTGATTGGATTTGGAGGTGGCTTATTTGGTCATGGCACATTAACAGCCACCATGAATCTTGCACCGCCGGAGCAGCGGGGATTGGCTCTGGGCGCCTGGGGTGCTGTGCAGGCCACGGGGGCAGGGATTGCAATGGCCTTGGGCGGAGTGATTCGTGACCTTGTCAATTACTTCGCCATGAACAGTTTCTTCGGAGCTGCTCTCGTTGACCCAAGCACGGGATATATTGCTGTGTATACCATTGAGATCGCGCTCTTAATAGCAACGATTGTTGCGATGGCCCCATTAATAAAGCAACGGGTAATGCCGCAACCCTTGCAAACAAGTTCAGGCGGCATGGGTCGTAGTTCTTAATCAAGGAGAAAGCAATGGAAGCAGGGTACGTTGTTGCAATTTTGATCGTTGCGATTGGCGCCATGGTCACCATTCGGAATATGAATCGCCGCAAGTAAGTATTGCTTAAGAATCGCCTTTGCGCTTTTTGCCTAAGAACGATTCCACGATGATCGAGCAAAATACTGCTCCCAGAAGGGCGGTAATTACCGCCATGATCGGACCGCTGATTTGCATACCAAACGCATAGCCAAATTTCAGGCCGATACCCACTGCAATCAGGTAAGGGATCAAAAAGAGGTAGTTGCGAAGCTTCTTCATAGGTATGATCTTAGCGGCAGAAATTCCTCTAAGCAATTTTGATGGGCTTGGATCATAATGAATCTTCAATCGGAGGGTTCATCATGGCGATCAAACAGTTTGCTATTTCAGTGTTCTCAATTTTCTCAATCGTGTTTTCATTGGGGGCATTCGCTGCCGACACCGGCCCAAGCGAGTCGGCTCCATCCTGGCAAGCGGAAGCTCAAAAAGAGATTAAGGCCAATAAATACGATGCTGCCATCAAAACACTACTGGCAGCCAATCAACCCAATTCGGCAGATTGGAACAATTTGCTCGGTTATGCGCAACGCAAAAAGACTCCGCCGGATTTAACTGCTGCTGAGCGCTACTATCAGGCCGCACTCAAAATTGATCCAAAACATCGTGGCGCTTTGGAGTACTACGGCGAGTTATTTTTAATGAAAAATGATTTAGCCGGAGCCGAACAGATGCTTGCTCGACTCAATAAGGCCTGCTTCTTACCGTGCGAGGA encodes:
- a CDS encoding tetratricopeptide repeat protein, giving the protein MAIKQFAISVFSIFSIVFSLGAFAADTGPSESAPSWQAEAQKEIKANKYDAAIKTLLAANQPNSADWNNLLGYAQRKKTPPDLTAAERYYQAALKIDPKHRGALEYYGELFLMKNDLAGAEQMLARLNKACFLPCEEYRELKDEITKYKAQKGIK